Proteins from a single region of Trypanosoma brucei brucei TREU927 chromosome 7, complete sequence:
- a CDS encoding methylthioadenosine phosphorylase, putative, protein MMYTSPHDAPVLIGVIGGSGTYNLNAMQNVKKYTIPTPYGMPSGSISVATVSGVLCAFIPRHGYSHEFTPDEVNYRANIYALKLLGVKYLIGVNAVGSLDAEYQPGDMVLVDQLIDRTTGRRTTFFGEGIVAHVDYAYPLSANFRKLAHDTLTKAMGKLTTAVSGGKPWKLHNGATLVTMSGPQFSTRAESLINKSLNGHLIGMTTSTESKLAREAEMAYLVVAAVTDMDAWSDAPHVDAESVRKVMAANVEKVQLIVVELIAAVSANQFDDPAHHCLEYAVPTKPEAITKEVRQRIAPLMAKYPIFAP, encoded by the coding sequence ATGATGTACACGAGTCCCCACGATGCCCCAGTGCTCATTGGTGTTATTGGAGGGTCAGGCACGTACAACCTCAACGCGATGCAAAATGTCAAGAAGTACACCATTCCTACACCGTACGGCATGCCAAGTGGAAGCATATCGGTCGCTACCGTCTCTGGCGTGCTGTGCGCCTTTATTCCTCGCCATGGCTACAGCCACGAATTCACGCCCGATGAAGTGAACTATCGAGCCAACATCTACGCCCTGAAGTTGCTGGGCGTAAAATACCTCATTGGCGTCAATGCAGTGGGATCGTTGGATGCAGAGTACCAACCAGGCGATATGGTTCTTGTCGATCAGCTCATCGATCGCACCACTGGCCGAAGGACCACCTTCTTTGGCGAAGGCATCGTGGCCCACGTGGACTACGCCTATCCGCTTTCTGCCAACTTCCGGAAGCTTGCACATGATACGCTGACAAAGGCAATGGGGAAGTTAACCACAGCAGTGAGCGGTGGCAAGCCATGGAAACTACACAACGGCGCCACACTCGTCACGATGTCCGGCCCTCAGTTCAGTACACGCGCAGAATCACTCATCAACAAAAGTCTCAACGGTCACCTTATTGGAATGACCACCTCCACGGAGTCAAAACTGGCGAGGGAAGCAGAAATGGCGTACCTCGTCGTGGCCGCCGTAACGGATATGGATGCATGGAGCGACGCCCCGCACGTCGATGCAGAAAGCGTTCGCAAAGTCATGGCGGCGAATGTCGAAAAGGTTCAGCTGATCGTCGTGGAACTCATTGCGGCCGTGTCAGCCAACCAGTTTGACGACCCCGCACACCACTGCCTCGAATACGCAGTACCAACAAAACCAGAGGCCATTACAAAGGAAGTGCGCCAACGCATCGCGCCACTCATGGCAAAATATCCCATATTCGCTCcgtaa
- a CDS encoding leucine-rich repeat protein (LRRP), putative, with protein MNYISMGQRMAQRIRIDQSHRHHAITSNHLVDLRNETHNHALSAQCYTRLYCPKSLGVQLHFFPKPSFLTSLKSPFPPFYTIHTLSLTKNTKGKGGGAMVKRLGSEGGEQMVTNEDVEKLREEVAELRNHVHMVAAEHEKLREEYDEYRRRPVTWKAVINCDKNAPLECDDPADVIVVDDPGFNLKELSSLKGDVGELRLRRCCGRLDLELLSNQGLYLLEIGPGAVANMSCIGKFPCLQTLILHGTRLDNEWEKGVESLEKLREIVMKNISMLQDAKFLGNALFLDSITIENCPNMNAFTDTLTWPILRRLVITGTSLIVGNGLVEYFHDCVSLKVLRLGDCSAVHSKISLKNCKKLVELCLDNVGVRSTFEWGTELPLLRVLRLTNSSVTDADVKALSAFTTLEEVILSGNKEIVDISPLTNLRSLKVLDLSLCSRARIVGPVDCAPPLEKLLLRATAVTDECVGKLYSTSLSEVDLRFCSTLSKKTSKAIASLRNLRRLFLDDSPEVVFPGRRSPLETLGLCSGSASTTTLETICESATNLTCLRLWYCGGELNVSKLASPKKLRELYICGLRSVSEFAAIASLPELSKLILEGPFVGNKEIEDLSRCEALRSLCVRNAKHLTHVDPVFAIKTLEELSLSDCELLEKISADKSAIRSCVLRLCAIPIAAEGLKKLASQKAIGRLLLERCGSIRLDDIIGVPCTLTDCKEIVCDHMPIPPKIHTVRTPVVVLESAKNRHGW; from the coding sequence ATGAACTATATATCTATGGGTCAGCGTATGGCTCAACGAATACGAATCGACCAGTCGCATAGACACCATGCCATCACCAGCAACCACCTTGTAGACTTGAGAAATGAGACACATAATCATGCCTTGTCAGCACAGTGTTACACCCGTTTGTATTGTCCAAAGTCGCTGGGTGTGCAGCTCCACTTCTTCCCCAAGCCTTCCTTTCTTACGTCACTCAAATCGccctttccacctttttaCACAATCCACACTCTTTCCCTCaccaaaaatacaaaaggcAAAGGGGGAGGCGCGATGGTGAAGCGACTCGGCTCTGAAGGTGGGGAACAAATGGTAACCAATGAAGATGTGGAGAAGCTGCGGGAGGAGGTCGCAGAACTGCGCAATCATGTCCATATGGTGGCAGCGGAACACGAAAAGCTGCGGGAAGAGTATGATGAATATCGGAGACGACCAGTCACGTGGAAGGCAGTTATAAACTGCGATAAGAACGCACCACTTGAATGTGATGACCCCGCAGACGTGATTGTTGTCGACGACCCGGGGTTTAATCTGAAAGAACTCTCATCACTAAAGGGCGATGTGGGAGAATTGCGCCTCCGACGGTGTTGTGGACGCCTGGACCTCGAGTTACTCAGCAATCAAGGGTTATACCTGTTGGAAATCGGGCCGGGTGCTGTAGCCAACATGTCGTGTATCGGTAAATTCCCCTGCCTCCAAACGCTTATCCTGCATGGTACACGGCTGGATAACGAATGGGAGAAAGGTGTGGAGTCCCTTGAGAAACTGCGTGAGATTGTAATGAAGAATATCTCGATGTTACAGGATGCCAAATTCTTAGGGAATGCCCTGTTTCTCGATAGCATCACCATTGAGAACTGTCCCAACATGAATGCCTTCACTGACACACTGACGTGGCCAATTCTCAGACGATTGGTTATTACCGGAACCTCCCTTATCGTTGGCAATGGACTTGTCGAGTATTTTCATGATTGTGTGTCGTTAAAGGTGCTGCGGCTTGGGGATTGCTCGGCGGTGCATAGCAAGATCTCACTGAAAAACTGCAAGAAATTGGTGGAGTTATGTCTTGACAATGTGGGTGTTCGTTCTACGTTCGAGTGGGGAACCGAGCTGCCGTTACTTCGTGTGTTGCGCCTGACGAATAGCAGTGTAACGGATGCCGATGTGAAGGCACTATCAGCATTCACTACGCTCGAGGAGGTGATCCTCAGCGGGAACAAGGAAATTGTTGACATAAGCCCATTGACCAACCTGAGGTCGCTGAAGGTGTTGGACCTCAGCCTATGCAGTCGTGCAAGAATTGTTGGCCCTGTGGACTGTGCGCCACCGCTGGAGAAGCTCCTATTGCGGGCTACTGCGGTGACTGATGAATGTGTGGGAAAGCTGTACAGCACATCCCTGAGCGAAGTCGACCTGCGATTCTGCTCGACACTCAGTAAAAAGACTTCTAAGGCCATCGCATCCCTGCGGAATCTACGCAGGCTGTTTTTGGATGACTCACCCGAGGTGGTGTTCCCCGGGCGGAGATCTCCATTGGAGACCCTCGGGTTGTGTAGCGGGTCTGCTTccaccaccacattggaAACCATTTGTGAGTCGGCCACGAATCTCACGTGCCTTCGACTCTGGTACTGTGGTGGGGAGCTGAACGTATCGAAGTTGGCATCGCCGAAGAAACTGAGGGAATTGTATATTTGTGGGCTGCGCAGCGTCTCCGAATTTGCTGCCATCGCCTCGCTGCCGGAGCTCAGCAAGTTGATACTCGAGGGTCCCTTCGTGGGGAATAAGGAAATTGAGGACCTCTCGCGGTGTGAAGCACTGCGGTCGCTATGTGTGAGAAACGCCAAGCACTTGACACACGTTGATCCTGTATTTGCCATAAAGACTCTCGAGGAGTTGAGTTTGAGTGACTGCGAGTTACTCGAAAAAATCAGTGCCGACAAAAGTGCCATCCGGTCTTGCGTTCTGAGACTCTGCGCCATCCCTATTGCAGCGGAGGGCCTCAAGAAGCTGGCGTCCCAAAAGGCCATTGGGAGGTTACTGCTGGAACGGTGTGGCTCAATACGCTTGGATGATATAATCGGTGTCCCATGCACACTCACTGACTGCAAGGAGATTGTCTGCGACCACATGCCGATACCGCCGAAGATCCACACAGTGCGTACGCCTGTCGTGGTGCTCGAGTCCGCTAAGAATCGTCACGGTTGGTAA